From Psychrobium sp. MM17-31, the proteins below share one genomic window:
- a CDS encoding alpha/beta hydrolase-fold protein has protein sequence MKILTAILLCFISTIANASNFTELKTPKSKYLVQAPKITIALPSSYEKDPTKKYPVFYVLDGELNGDLVDATLRRLHISNGANEHIVIGISSQNRLRDFAPTVNKNPRGPVGEGGGGDLFLDFIEKELMPQITRNYRTNGFNILAGHSIAGLLVVHSFQSRPTLFQSHLAFSPAVWWGARETSAAAKQYVTSGKQVPTYLYMAIGNEGGKMRDIYDSLTQTLVRNRHLNSSLLLDEFDNDSHDFTMVAGLLNALKGLFQYQEQRMK, from the coding sequence TTGAAGATCCTTACTGCAATACTGCTCTGCTTTATCTCGACTATAGCCAACGCGTCAAATTTCACAGAGTTGAAAACTCCTAAGTCAAAGTACTTAGTCCAAGCGCCTAAAATCACCATTGCCTTGCCATCTTCTTACGAGAAAGATCCAACTAAGAAATATCCCGTTTTTTATGTACTCGACGGTGAATTAAATGGTGATTTGGTAGATGCAACGTTACGCCGATTACATATATCTAATGGCGCAAACGAACACATAGTTATTGGTATTTCTAGTCAAAATCGACTTAGAGATTTTGCACCGACAGTCAATAAAAACCCGAGAGGGCCTGTTGGCGAAGGTGGTGGTGGCGATCTATTTCTAGATTTTATAGAAAAAGAGTTAATGCCACAGATAACTAGAAACTACCGCACAAATGGTTTCAACATCTTAGCTGGTCACTCTATCGCAGGGCTGTTAGTCGTACATAGTTTTCAATCGCGACCTACTCTCTTTCAAAGCCATTTAGCTTTTAGTCCTGCGGTTTGGTGGGGCGCAAGAGAAACATCGGCAGCGGCTAAACAATATGTAACATCGGGAAAACAAGTACCGACGTATCTCTATATGGCGATAGGTAACGAAGGCGGAAAAATGCGAGATATCTATGACTCGTTAACGCAGACGCTCGTTCGAAATCGTCATTTAAACTCAAGTTTGCTGCTCGATGAGTTCGATAATGATTCCCATGATTTCACAATGGTCGCAGGCCTTCTTAATGCGCTTAAAGGTTTATTCCAATATCAAGAGCAGCGCATGAAATAA
- a CDS encoding YrhB domain-containing protein: MNKQKAQRLVEAELEQIKDKYNPIDCVVITEQTIEKNWGWVFFYQSKAYIETGDFREMLSGNAPIIVNRMTGELSYTGTAYDVEHYINEYEAALALNSK; this comes from the coding sequence GTGAATAAACAAAAAGCACAACGCTTGGTTGAGGCCGAGCTAGAGCAAATCAAAGATAAATACAATCCAATAGACTGTGTGGTAATTACAGAACAAACGATAGAAAAAAATTGGGGCTGGGTGTTTTTCTATCAAAGTAAAGCCTACATTGAAACTGGCGATTTTCGCGAAATGCTTAGCGGCAATGCCCCGATAATAGTTAATCGAATGACAGGAGAGTTGTCATATACAGGCACAGCTTATGACGTAGAACACTATATAAATGAGTATGAAGCGGCATTAGCACTCAATTCCAAATAG
- a CDS encoding TonB-dependent siderophore receptor, whose translation MKLSYLSLAVSAALLPLSAMAADKAPEKKKSDMEVIQVKGTYFNNYKVDNASGAMRSNTSLMETPQAVTVIPETIIDEQLATTLGEVLNNDASLSPGSKQRNREVFSSRGFTLSSSNGYLRDGHQHWSHYQQPIETLERVEVIKGPSSILYGQSAPGGLVNMVTKKPTSKRLIDLSFDTDQNGSTRFMGDFGGQIVDDLTFRSVLVKQDVKYDREYQNGEERERDRFLGSVSFDYAATEDLIFNVYYDRTNDKAGLDTGAWLDADGEVIGDKNKIYDFSWAFTDITVNNVGAKATYYINDAWTVKVGYNEQTFERQRFESAPKKPSDYVAGQEYSSSPYDRFDDWQFKTAFVDLTGQFKLGSTEHNVLFGANKLDYYYGQLRTKSSSIKHTPGQTEPARPDVSYKTDDTLYTSEYDYYGFYFQDLVTFNDEWQVAFGGRFDQQNREGADSDSFVPKFGVLYHPQDDMTVYVNYSEGFEPQRSETLNNETDLNHGMALDAVESKQVEIGGKWQVSERLLVETAIFDIEKSGTLISTPVLDNPNFDSITTQSGLQRHKGFELSAQGAVTDRLFLMASTMYLNAKYERDAKYQGKTPVDAPKWSAAVWSRYELNEAIAFNAGVFYQGKRFADSANTVEKDGYARVNLGATYSTEFSGQAVDFRLNIENLFDTDYVAGGGLNNVTVGNGTMARLEVKTSF comes from the coding sequence ATGAAACTTAGTTACCTCTCTCTAGCAGTTTCTGCTGCGCTTTTACCATTGTCTGCAATGGCCGCTGACAAGGCGCCTGAAAAGAAAAAATCTGATATGGAAGTTATTCAAGTAAAAGGTACTTACTTCAATAACTACAAAGTAGACAATGCATCAGGCGCAATGCGCTCAAATACCTCGCTCATGGAAACGCCACAAGCGGTTACTGTTATTCCAGAGACGATCATCGATGAGCAACTTGCGACAACGCTTGGTGAAGTACTTAACAACGACGCGAGTTTGTCACCGGGTTCTAAGCAGCGTAACCGTGAAGTATTTAGCTCACGTGGTTTCACGCTAAGCTCGTCTAACGGCTACCTGCGCGACGGTCACCAACACTGGTCTCATTACCAACAGCCAATTGAAACACTTGAGCGCGTAGAAGTAATCAAAGGCCCATCAAGCATCCTGTACGGACAGTCTGCGCCGGGCGGCTTAGTAAACATGGTTACTAAAAAGCCAACGTCAAAGCGTTTAATTGACTTAAGCTTCGATACTGATCAAAACGGCTCTACGCGTTTCATGGGCGACTTTGGTGGTCAAATCGTTGATGATTTAACTTTCCGCAGTGTGTTAGTAAAACAAGACGTTAAGTACGATCGCGAATACCAAAATGGTGAAGAGCGCGAGCGTGACCGTTTCCTAGGTTCGGTATCTTTCGATTACGCAGCGACCGAAGATTTAATCTTTAACGTTTACTACGATCGCACTAACGACAAAGCAGGCCTAGACACTGGTGCTTGGTTAGATGCAGATGGTGAAGTAATTGGCGATAAGAACAAAATTTACGATTTCTCTTGGGCATTTACTGACATCACAGTAAACAACGTTGGCGCTAAAGCAACTTACTACATCAACGATGCATGGACAGTAAAAGTTGGCTACAACGAGCAAACATTCGAGCGTCAACGCTTTGAATCTGCGCCTAAAAAGCCAAGTGATTACGTTGCTGGTCAAGAGTACAGCTCTAGCCCATACGATCGTTTCGACGACTGGCAGTTCAAAACAGCATTCGTTGATTTAACGGGGCAATTCAAGCTAGGCAGCACTGAGCACAACGTATTATTCGGTGCTAACAAGTTAGATTACTACTACGGTCAATTACGTACTAAATCAAGCAGCATCAAGCACACGCCAGGCCAAACTGAGCCAGCACGCCCTGATGTTAGCTACAAGACAGATGACACGCTATACACCAGTGAATATGACTACTACGGTTTCTACTTCCAAGACTTAGTAACCTTTAACGACGAGTGGCAAGTAGCATTTGGTGGTCGTTTCGACCAGCAAAACCGCGAAGGTGCTGACAGCGATTCATTCGTACCTAAGTTTGGCGTGCTATACCACCCACAAGACGACATGACTGTTTACGTGAACTACTCAGAAGGTTTTGAGCCACAACGTAGCGAAACACTAAACAACGAAACCGATCTTAACCACGGCATGGCATTAGATGCAGTTGAGTCTAAGCAAGTTGAAATCGGTGGTAAATGGCAGGTTTCTGAACGTCTATTAGTAGAAACTGCAATTTTCGATATCGAAAAGAGCGGTACGCTAATTTCTACGCCAGTGTTAGACAACCCTAACTTTGACTCAATCACTACGCAATCTGGTTTACAGCGTCACAAAGGTTTTGAGTTATCGGCACAAGGTGCGGTAACTGATCGTTTATTCCTAATGGCATCAACGATGTACCTAAACGCTAAGTACGAGCGCGATGCTAAATACCAAGGCAAAACGCCTGTTGATGCACCAAAATGGTCGGCAGCGGTTTGGTCTCGTTACGAACTAAATGAAGCAATCGCTTTCAACGCTGGTGTGTTCTATCAAGGTAAACGTTTTGCCGATAGTGCAAACACTGTTGAGAAAGACGGTTACGCACGTGTTAACTTAGGTGCGACTTACAGCACTGAGTTCTCTGGCCAAGCTGTTGATTTTAGATTAAATATTGAAAATCTATTCGACACCGATTATGTTGCAGGCGGTGGTTTAAACAACGTGACTGTTGGCAACGGCACTATGGCGCGTTTGGAAGTTAAAACATCTTTCTAA
- a CDS encoding PepSY-associated TM helix domain-containing protein has protein sequence MSIRKILFWFHLIIGCSAAIFIFLMSITGGLLTYERQMINAGKRADYPVVAADAKHLSMAQVKDIASAYPVERSLSIILSNEHNAPIMLRDGRKTLAYLHPVTGEKLVEPGKESTLFWRKVRAFHRWLTLDGKFSTNGRWVNGVSNAIFVLLALTGIYLWLPKRFNRRAFKKQLTLPGNYTSTKARDYQWHNVFGIYLTPVLVVLAATALFFSFKWPGDGLKQIVSTQPVKELAKPVALAPEQSTQLVSLDSQLSMLKDTYPEWQTIRFSVAAEPQNVSIFSVDNGNGGEPKKRFSVAVDNLTGVIADTSGFDDYSTYRKIRNWVRFAHTGEYYGIVGQTIAGVASFMACLLVYTGVMLSWRRWKNRKK, from the coding sequence ATGAGCATTAGAAAAATACTATTTTGGTTTCACCTTATCATTGGGTGTAGTGCCGCGATTTTCATCTTCTTGATGTCTATTACTGGCGGTCTACTAACCTACGAACGTCAAATGATTAACGCAGGCAAACGCGCCGACTATCCAGTAGTTGCCGCCGATGCAAAGCATCTATCGATGGCGCAAGTCAAAGACATTGCCAGCGCCTATCCAGTCGAGCGCAGCTTATCGATCATTTTAAGCAATGAGCATAACGCGCCGATTATGCTGCGTGATGGCCGTAAAACATTAGCATATCTTCATCCTGTCACAGGTGAAAAATTGGTAGAGCCGGGTAAGGAATCAACGCTGTTTTGGCGTAAAGTTCGCGCCTTCCACCGCTGGTTAACGCTTGATGGCAAATTCAGCACCAATGGTCGCTGGGTCAATGGCGTATCTAACGCTATTTTTGTGTTACTCGCGCTAACAGGTATTTACCTGTGGCTACCAAAACGCTTTAACCGCCGTGCCTTTAAAAAGCAGTTAACGCTGCCGGGCAACTACACCAGCACTAAAGCGCGTGATTATCAATGGCACAATGTATTTGGTATTTATTTAACGCCAGTGTTAGTAGTGCTTGCAGCAACAGCGCTGTTTTTCTCGTTCAAATGGCCAGGCGACGGTCTTAAACAAATCGTTTCAACACAGCCTGTTAAAGAGCTCGCTAAACCTGTGGCATTAGCACCAGAGCAATCGACGCAACTTGTAAGCTTAGATTCTCAACTAAGTATGCTCAAAGATACTTATCCAGAGTGGCAAACTATCCGCTTCTCGGTAGCAGCTGAGCCACAAAACGTTAGCATCTTCAGTGTCGATAATGGTAATGGCGGCGAGCCGAAGAAACGTTTCTCGGTAGCCGTTGATAACCTAACAGGTGTAATCGCCGATACGTCTGGTTTCGACGATTACTCAACCTATCGCAAAATCCGCAACTGGGTACGCTTCGCTCACACTGGTGAGTACTACGGTATTGTCGGTCAAACCATCGCTGGTGTCGCTTCATTCATGGCGTGTTTGTTGGTTTACACTGGCGTAATGCTATCGTGGCGTCGTTGGAAAAATCGCAAGAAATAG